One window from the genome of Treponema sp. OMZ 838 encodes:
- a CDS encoding sodium/glutamate symporter — protein sequence MERIVLKLGMFETLMVAVIAIYVGEFLRNKIPVLKKYCLPAAVVGGTLFALLSLLLYSLNIFELNFDYKMVNQLFYCLFFAASGAAASLALLKKGGKLVIIFTVLAALLAALQNAAAISVGSLFNISPLISLMTGSIPMTGGHGNAASFAPIAVEAGATAAMEVAIAAATFGLISGCILGGPFGNFMVKRFHLENPELDGKEEAAELKAEGSGGTAGALVDKANVLQAVFLLCIACGIGQVLFLALKYFKINFPIHVCCMFGGIAMRLLLDLTSKTNPAKHNVLYDAFDIVGEFSLALFVSMSIVSMKLWQLAGLGTALVVLLLVQVVLILIFCYFLTFNLLGRNYDAAVMAVGHIGFGLGAVPVSMTTMQTVCRKYRYSKLAFFVVPVIGGFISNITNAIIITKFLDLAKHMLGL from the coding sequence ATGGAAAGAATCGTTTTAAAATTAGGTATGTTTGAAACACTCATGGTTGCCGTTATTGCAATCTATGTGGGAGAATTCCTGCGTAATAAAATTCCGGTTCTTAAAAAATATTGTTTGCCCGCTGCCGTTGTGGGCGGTACCTTATTTGCGCTCCTTTCGTTATTGCTCTATTCGCTCAATATTTTTGAACTCAATTTTGATTATAAAATGGTCAATCAGCTGTTCTATTGTCTCTTCTTTGCTGCAAGCGGTGCTGCTGCAAGTTTGGCATTGTTGAAAAAAGGCGGTAAGCTGGTAATTATCTTTACCGTACTGGCAGCTTTGCTTGCAGCGTTGCAAAATGCCGCTGCCATTTCGGTAGGAAGCCTCTTTAACATCAGTCCGCTTATTTCGCTGATGACCGGCAGTATTCCGATGACCGGCGGTCACGGAAATGCCGCTTCGTTTGCTCCGATTGCCGTAGAAGCGGGTGCAACCGCAGCTATGGAAGTTGCGATTGCCGCTGCAACCTTCGGATTGATTTCAGGCTGTATCTTGGGCGGCCCGTTCGGTAACTTTATGGTAAAGCGCTTCCACCTCGAAAATCCCGAATTGGACGGCAAAGAAGAAGCGGCGGAATTAAAGGCTGAAGGTTCTGGCGGTACTGCCGGCGCTTTGGTAGATAAAGCCAATGTACTGCAAGCTGTGTTTCTCTTGTGTATCGCATGCGGTATCGGACAAGTTTTATTTTTAGCCTTGAAGTATTTCAAGATCAACTTCCCCATTCACGTATGCTGTATGTTCGGCGGAATCGCTATGCGCCTTTTGTTGGATTTAACTTCAAAAACTAATCCCGCAAAGCACAATGTATTATATGATGCATTCGATATCGTCGGTGAGTTTTCGCTCGCGTTATTTGTTTCGATGTCGATTGTTTCAATGAAACTCTGGCAACTCGCAGGCTTAGGTACCGCACTGGTTGTATTGCTGCTTGTACAGGTTGTGTTAATTCTTATTTTCTGTTACTTCCTTACGTTTAATCTTTTGGGAAGAAACTATGACGCGGCGGTTATGGCAGTCGGACATATCGGGTTCGGTTTAGGGGCAGTGCCTGTTTCGATGACGACAATGCAGACGGTATGCCGCAAATACCGCTACTCAAAGTTAGCTTTCTTTGTCGTGCCGGTTATCGGAGGATTTATCAGTAATATTACCAATGCAATTATCATTACAAAGTTCTTGGATTTGGCTAAGCACATGCTTGGACTGTAA
- a CDS encoding sodium ion-translocating decarboxylase subunit beta, giving the protein MEFIKVIGTMMQQSGFAALTWQQLVMFVISFVLIYLAIVKQFEPLLLLPIAFGMFLTNLPLADLMKEADPWYTSGVLRIIYSGIKSNLFPCLIFMGIGAMTDFGPLIANPISLLLGAAAQFGIYITFMAASALPIFTAKQAAAIAIIGGADGPTSIYIANNLAPELLAPIAVAAYSYMALIPLIQPPIMKLLTTKKERAVKMKQLRKVSKTEKIVFPIGTVLFTALLLPSVAPLLGMLMLGNIFRESGVVQRLSDTAQNALINIVTIMLGVTVGATANGELFLRVQTITIIFMGLFAFCMSTVGGVLLGKVLYVVTGGKINPLIGSAGVSAVPMAARVSQTVGSAENPTNFLLMHAMGPNVAGVIGSAVAAGFFMLIFGK; this is encoded by the coding sequence ATGGAATTCATTAAGGTTATAGGGACGATGATGCAACAATCAGGCTTTGCTGCGTTGACATGGCAGCAGCTTGTGATGTTTGTCATCTCGTTCGTTTTAATTTATTTAGCAATCGTCAAACAGTTTGAACCGTTGCTGCTGTTGCCGATTGCTTTCGGTATGTTTTTGACGAATTTACCGTTAGCGGATTTGATGAAGGAAGCGGATCCTTGGTATACGTCCGGTGTACTGCGGATTATCTATAGCGGTATCAAAAGTAACCTCTTCCCGTGCTTAATATTCATGGGAATAGGCGCAATGACTGATTTCGGACCGCTTATCGCCAACCCCATCAGCTTGCTGCTCGGAGCGGCAGCGCAGTTTGGTATCTATATTACCTTTATGGCTGCCAGCGCCTTACCGATTTTTACGGCGAAGCAGGCTGCCGCTATCGCTATCATCGGCGGAGCTGACGGTCCTACCTCTATTTATATTGCAAACAACTTGGCGCCTGAACTGCTTGCACCGATTGCCGTTGCAGCGTATTCGTACATGGCGCTGATTCCGTTGATTCAGCCGCCGATTATGAAGCTGTTAACCACCAAAAAAGAGCGGGCGGTTAAGATGAAGCAGTTGCGGAAGGTGAGTAAGACCGAAAAGATCGTATTCCCGATCGGAACCGTTCTATTTACTGCGCTGTTGCTGCCGTCGGTTGCTCCGTTGCTCGGTATGCTGATGTTGGGCAATATTTTTAGAGAGTCCGGTGTTGTACAGCGCTTGTCCGATACGGCACAAAACGCTTTGATTAACATCGTTACGATTATGCTCGGCGTTACGGTTGGTGCTACCGCTAACGGAGAGCTGTTCCTGCGGGTGCAAACGATTACCATTATCTTTATGGGCTTGTTTGCGTTCTGTATGTCGACCGTCGGCGGTGTTCTGCTCGGAAAGGTGTTGTATGTCGTTACCGGCGGGAAAATTAACCCGTTAATAGGGTCTGCGGGTGTTTCAGCAGTACCGATGGCTGCGCGCGTTTCGCAAACGGTCGGTTCTGCAGAAAATCCTACGAACTTCCTGTTAATGCACGCAATGGGACCTAATGTCGCGGGTGTTATCGGGTCGGCGGTTGCTGCCGGCTTCTTTATGCTGATTTTCGGCAAGTAA
- a CDS encoding 2-hydroxyacyl-CoA dehydratase subunit D, with translation MAQKMEKLPNKTPRPIEGHKPAAAILRDVVDKVYANAWEAKRRGELVGWSSSKFPIELAKAFDLNVVYPENHAASTAAKKDGLRLCQAAEDMGYDNDICGYARISLAYAAGEPTDSRRMPQPDFLLCCNNICNMMTKWYENIARMHNIPLIMVDIPFSNTVDVPEEKVDYLIGQFDHAIKQLEQLTGKKFDEKKFEDACARANRTAAAWLKSCSFMSYKPSPLSGFDLFNHMADIVAARCEEDAAVGFELLAQEFEQSVKENTSTWEYPEEHRILFEGIPCWPALRPLFDPLKDSGVNVTAVVYAPAFGFRYENIREMAAAYCKAPCSVCIETGVEWRETMAKENGISGALVNYNRSCKPWSGAMPEIERRWKEDLGIPVVHFDGDQADERNFSTEQYKTRVQGLVEIMDERKQEKQAKGEDVYTNFKNTKETDWSKPTLE, from the coding sequence ATGGCCCAAAAAATGGAAAAGTTACCCAACAAAACGCCGCGGCCGATTGAAGGTCATAAGCCCGCAGCAGCTATTTTACGCGATGTCGTAGATAAGGTCTATGCGAACGCGTGGGAAGCAAAGCGGCGCGGTGAATTAGTCGGATGGAGTTCTTCTAAATTTCCAATTGAATTAGCGAAAGCTTTTGATCTTAATGTTGTGTATCCCGAAAACCATGCAGCATCGACAGCTGCTAAGAAAGACGGATTACGCCTTTGCCAAGCTGCGGAAGATATGGGATACGATAACGATATTTGCGGTTATGCGCGCATCAGCCTTGCGTATGCCGCAGGAGAGCCCACCGATTCGCGCAGAATGCCGCAGCCTGACTTTTTGTTGTGCTGTAACAATATCTGCAATATGATGACCAAATGGTACGAAAATATTGCACGTATGCATAATATTCCGCTCATCATGGTCGACATCCCGTTCTCCAACACGGTGGATGTTCCCGAAGAAAAAGTGGATTATCTTATCGGACAGTTTGACCATGCCATCAAGCAGCTGGAACAATTGACCGGTAAAAAATTCGACGAAAAGAAATTTGAGGATGCCTGTGCGCGTGCAAACAGAACCGCCGCGGCATGGTTGAAATCCTGTTCGTTTATGTCATATAAGCCGTCTCCGTTAAGCGGGTTTGACCTGTTTAACCACATGGCAGACATTGTCGCCGCCCGCTGCGAAGAAGACGCCGCTGTCGGTTTTGAGCTTTTGGCTCAGGAGTTTGAACAGTCGGTTAAAGAAAACACCTCCACGTGGGAATATCCCGAAGAGCATCGTATCTTGTTTGAAGGTATTCCGTGCTGGCCGGCGCTCCGTCCCTTGTTTGATCCCTTAAAAGATAGCGGCGTTAACGTGACCGCTGTCGTATATGCTCCGGCATTCGGCTTCCGTTATGAGAATATCCGTGAAATGGCCGCCGCGTACTGCAAGGCGCCGTGTTCCGTCTGTATCGAAACCGGTGTTGAATGGCGCGAAACCATGGCAAAAGAAAACGGTATCAGCGGTGCCTTGGTCAACTACAACCGCAGCTGTAAACCGTGGAGCGGTGCGATGCCCGAAATCGAGCGGCGCTGGAAAGAAGACCTCGGTATTCCGGTTGTTCACTTTGACGGTGATCAGGCTGATGAACGTAACTTCTCTACGGAACAGTACAAAACACGTGTACAGGGCTTGGTAGAAATTATGGACGAACGCAAGCAGGAGAAACAGGCGAAAGGCGAGGACGTCTATACCAACTTTAAAAACACCAAAGAGACCGATTGGTCGAAGCCGACGCTGGAGTAG
- the gctB gene encoding glutaconate CoA-transferase subunit B: MAKNYKNYTNKEMQAITIAKTIKDGQIVIVGTGLPLIGASLAKRIFAPNCKLIVESGLMDCAPIEVPRSVGDNRLMAHCGVQWPNVRFIGFEANEWLNDNDRMIAFIGGAQIDPYGNVNSTCIGDYHNPITRFTGSGGANGIATYSNTVIMMQHEKRRFIDKIDYITSAGWGDGPGGRERLGLPGNRGPIAVVTDRGILKFDDKTKRMYLAGYYPTSSPEDVLENTGFDIDVSKAVLLDAPSEDVIKMIREEIDPGQAFIKVPVEE, encoded by the coding sequence ATGGCGAAGAATTATAAGAATTATACCAATAAAGAGATGCAGGCGATTACAATCGCGAAGACCATTAAAGACGGTCAAATCGTTATTGTAGGGACGGGGCTTCCTTTAATCGGAGCTTCGTTGGCAAAACGGATTTTTGCTCCGAATTGCAAGCTGATTGTAGAAAGCGGTTTGATGGACTGCGCTCCGATCGAAGTACCGCGCAGCGTCGGCGATAACCGGCTGATGGCTCACTGCGGAGTGCAATGGCCGAATGTCCGCTTTATCGGGTTTGAGGCAAATGAATGGCTCAACGATAACGACCGTATGATCGCCTTTATCGGCGGTGCTCAGATTGACCCCTACGGAAACGTAAACTCAACCTGTATCGGCGATTATCATAATCCTATTACCCGGTTTACCGGTTCGGGCGGTGCAAACGGTATCGCAACATATTCCAACACTGTTATTATGATGCAGCATGAAAAACGTCGCTTTATCGACAAAATTGACTACATCACCAGCGCCGGATGGGGAGACGGCCCCGGCGGACGTGAAAGACTCGGTCTTCCGGGAAACAGAGGTCCGATCGCCGTTGTTACCGACCGCGGTATCCTCAAATTTGACGATAAGACCAAGCGGATGTACTTAGCGGGATATTATCCGACTTCTTCCCCCGAGGACGTACTGGAAAATACCGGTTTTGATATCGATGTTTCTAAGGCTGTTCTGCTTGATGCGCCGAGCGAAGATGTCATTAAGATGATCCGCGAGGAAATCGATCCCGGGCAGGCATTTATCAAGGTTCCTGTCGAAGAGTAA
- a CDS encoding acyl-CoA carboxylase subunit beta codes for MCEIFDKISHGKRAFSVSFVLAENVVTGGIDMGDYSMPNYFQNMEQVGKALAHIDEENEKLIKDVEEEIGRLVDEIHEAGTPTEAINEKGQMTALQRIADLIDEGTWCPLNSLYNPQDFETATGIVKGLGRINGKWAVIVASDNKKIVGAWVPGQAENLLRASDTAKCLRIPLVYVLNCSGVKLDEQEKVYANRRGGGTPFYRNVELQQLGVPVIVGIYGTNPAGGGYHSISPTILIAHEKANMAVGGAGIVGGMNPKGYIDQEGAEQIIEASKKSKGVDVPGTVSIHYNETGFFREVYSDEIGVLDGIKKYMDYLPAYDLEFFRVDEPREPALDPNDLYSILPMNQKKIYNIYDIIGRLVDNSEFSEYKKGYGPEMVTGIAKVDGLLVGIVANFQGLLLKYPEYKEGAVGIGGKLYRQGLMKMNEFVTLCARDKIPIVWLQDTTGIDVGNDAEKAELLGLGQSLIYSIQNSNIPQMEVTLRKGTAAAHYVLGGPQGNDTNAFSLGTAATEINVMNGETAATAMYSRRLVKDKDAGKDLTPTIEKMNKLINEYKEKSIPQYCAKTGMVDEIVNLYDIRAYMVAFANSVYQNPKAMCAFHQMLLPRAIREYNTFVKK; via the coding sequence ATGTGCGAAATTTTTGATAAAATTTCGCACGGAAAGAGAGCATTTTCCGTGAGCTTCGTGCTCGCGGAAAATGTCGTAACCGGAGGAATAGACATGGGTGATTATTCGATGCCAAACTATTTCCAGAATATGGAACAAGTTGGAAAAGCATTGGCACATATTGATGAAGAAAATGAGAAGCTGATTAAAGATGTTGAAGAAGAAATCGGCAGACTTGTAGATGAGATTCATGAAGCAGGAACACCGACGGAGGCTATCAACGAAAAAGGGCAAATGACCGCGCTGCAGCGGATTGCCGACCTGATTGACGAAGGTACGTGGTGTCCTTTAAACAGCCTCTATAATCCGCAGGACTTTGAAACTGCGACCGGTATCGTCAAAGGCTTGGGACGGATTAACGGAAAATGGGCGGTTATCGTTGCTTCCGATAATAAGAAGATTGTCGGTGCGTGGGTTCCCGGACAGGCGGAAAACTTACTGCGGGCTTCCGATACGGCAAAATGCCTCCGCATTCCGTTGGTCTATGTATTGAACTGTAGCGGTGTTAAACTTGACGAACAGGAAAAAGTCTATGCGAATCGGCGCGGCGGCGGTACTCCGTTCTACCGGAACGTAGAGCTGCAGCAGCTCGGTGTTCCCGTTATCGTCGGTATCTATGGAACAAACCCTGCGGGCGGCGGTTACCACAGTATCAGCCCGACCATCCTTATCGCGCATGAAAAAGCGAATATGGCAGTAGGCGGCGCCGGTATCGTCGGCGGTATGAACCCGAAAGGCTATATCGACCAAGAGGGCGCCGAGCAGATTATCGAGGCAAGTAAAAAATCCAAAGGTGTTGACGTACCGGGAACGGTGTCTATTCACTACAACGAAACGGGCTTTTTCCGCGAAGTGTACAGCGATGAAATCGGCGTATTGGACGGTATCAAAAAGTACATGGACTACCTGCCTGCCTACGATTTGGAATTTTTCCGCGTAGACGAACCGAGAGAACCTGCGCTTGACCCGAATGATCTTTATTCCATTTTGCCGATGAACCAGAAAAAGATATATAATATCTACGATATTATCGGACGCCTGGTAGATAACAGCGAATTCAGCGAGTACAAAAAAGGCTACGGCCCCGAAATGGTAACCGGTATTGCAAAAGTTGACGGCCTGTTAGTCGGTATTGTGGCGAACTTCCAGGGCTTGCTGCTGAAATATCCCGAATACAAAGAAGGCGCTGTCGGTATCGGCGGTAAGCTCTATCGGCAGGGGCTGATGAAGATGAATGAGTTCGTAACGCTCTGCGCTCGCGATAAGATTCCGATTGTCTGGCTGCAGGATACCACCGGTATCGACGTCGGAAACGATGCGGAAAAGGCGGAACTGCTCGGTTTGGGACAGTCGCTTATCTACTCCATTCAGAATTCCAATATTCCGCAGATGGAAGTTACGCTGCGTAAGGGAACTGCTGCGGCTCACTACGTATTGGGCGGGCCTCAGGGCAACGATACCAATGCGTTCTCGCTTGGTACCGCGGCAACTGAAATCAATGTAATGAACGGAGAAACCGCCGCAACCGCGATGTATTCACGCCGCTTGGTTAAGGATAAGGATGCGGGAAAAGATTTAACGCCGACCATTGAAAAGATGAATAAACTGATCAATGAGTATAAGGAAAAATCCATTCCGCAGTATTGCGCTAAGACCGGTATGGTTGACGAAATTGTCAATCTGTATGATATACGGGCGTATATGGTTGCCTTTGCGAACTCGGTTTATCAGAACCCAAAAGCAATGTGCGCATTCCATCAGATGCTGTTACCGCGCGCAATTAGAGAATATAATACCTTTGTAAAGAAATAA
- the gltS gene encoding sodium/glutamate symporter, giving the protein MFTFTFDMYLTLGLAIILYLLGSGIKAKVGLFQKYYIPAPVIGGTLFSIVMLVGHNMGLFTFTFDGNLKNFFMVVFFTSVGFLASVSALKKGGIATLLFLAAAAVLCVVQDGVGIALAKVFGLNPGIGLAAGSIPLTGGHGTSGAFGPYLEERGVSGATVVAIASATYGLVAGCLLGGPIAKRLKDKHNLVCKEVNAKDAQQQAENEETLAQKATMTEKSFFKAACMIGISMGVGGLITPLIKKAGLSLPAYLIPMLIAAIMRNVVDKTESKTPIDEIGIIGSVCLSFFLAIALMSMKLWELADLAIPLIVILLVQTVVMGLFAYFVTFNIMGRDYDAAVMATGHCGFGMGATPNAIANMEAFTSVNGFSTKAFLAVPLVGSLFIDFVNAFIIQTFTSIFVG; this is encoded by the coding sequence ATGTTTACATTTACGTTTGATATGTATCTAACGTTGGGGCTTGCTATTATACTGTACCTGTTGGGAAGCGGTATTAAAGCAAAAGTTGGGCTTTTTCAGAAGTACTACATTCCTGCGCCGGTTATCGGAGGAACACTGTTCTCAATTGTAATGTTAGTAGGCCATAATATGGGGCTGTTTACATTTACATTTGACGGAAATTTGAAGAATTTCTTCATGGTTGTGTTCTTTACCAGTGTCGGTTTCTTGGCAAGTGTTTCTGCATTGAAAAAGGGTGGTATTGCAACACTTCTGTTTTTGGCCGCAGCAGCGGTACTCTGTGTTGTACAAGACGGTGTCGGTATTGCCTTGGCAAAGGTGTTCGGGCTTAACCCCGGTATCGGTTTGGCAGCAGGTTCTATCCCGTTGACCGGCGGACACGGTACGTCAGGTGCCTTCGGTCCTTATTTGGAAGAACGGGGAGTTTCAGGTGCTACGGTTGTTGCAATTGCTTCGGCAACCTACGGCTTGGTAGCGGGCTGTTTGCTCGGAGGTCCGATTGCAAAGCGTTTAAAGGATAAGCACAACCTCGTGTGCAAAGAAGTTAACGCAAAAGATGCTCAACAGCAAGCTGAAAATGAAGAGACCCTTGCTCAAAAAGCTACCATGACTGAGAAATCCTTCTTTAAAGCAGCCTGTATGATCGGTATTTCAATGGGTGTCGGCGGCCTTATCACTCCGCTTATTAAAAAAGCAGGACTGTCTTTACCGGCATACCTCATCCCGATGCTCATTGCCGCTATTATGCGTAACGTTGTCGATAAGACTGAAAGCAAAACACCTATCGATGAAATCGGTATTATCGGAAGCGTATGTCTTTCCTTCTTCTTGGCCATCGCATTAATGTCGATGAAGCTGTGGGAATTGGCAGACTTGGCGATTCCTCTTATCGTAATCCTGTTGGTACAGACCGTCGTTATGGGATTGTTTGCCTATTTTGTAACCTTTAATATTATGGGACGGGACTACGATGCTGCGGTTATGGCGACCGGTCACTGCGGCTTCGGTATGGGCGCTACCCCGAACGCTATCGCAAACATGGAAGCGTTCACCTCGGTAAACGGTTTCTCGACAAAGGCTTTCTTAGCTGTTCCGCTCGTAGGTTCACTGTTTATCGACTTTGTTAATGCGTTTATCATTCAGACCTTTACCAGTATCTTTGTCGGGTAA
- a CDS encoding OadG family transporter subunit, with product MITTEYISFVTSLLSSLLGLGIVFLSLIFLAIYVMIVSKVISGLEKKLPAKPQAAPAAAASTAVNAKPAAGTEAVKVAVIAAAISEERREPLNSFVITNIKKL from the coding sequence ATGATTACAACAGAGTACATAAGCTTTGTTACAAGCTTGTTGTCATCTCTGCTTGGGCTTGGCATTGTGTTTTTATCTCTAATCTTCTTAGCGATTTACGTTATGATCGTTTCGAAAGTTATTTCAGGCTTAGAGAAAAAATTACCTGCCAAACCTCAAGCAGCCCCTGCGGCAGCGGCATCTACAGCCGTCAATGCGAAGCCTGCAGCGGGTACCGAAGCGGTAAAGGTTGCGGTTATTGCGGCCGCAATCAGCGAAGAAAGGCGCGAGCCTTTAAATTCATTCGTAATTACGAATATTAAGAAACTATAA
- a CDS encoding biotin/lipoyl-containing protein, with translation MNYVVTVNGEKYEVEVERVGGGSSSLSRRPPERVSHTVQAVPAAQPAVAPPPAAPAPAASGSAGSVVSPMPGTVLDVKVKEGDAVSVGQVVVILEAMKMETEIVSEVAGSVAAVRVKKGDAVDTDTVLVEVK, from the coding sequence ATGAACTATGTAGTCACTGTGAATGGTGAAAAATATGAAGTTGAAGTCGAGAGAGTCGGCGGCGGCTCTTCCTCTTTGTCCAGACGCCCCCCTGAGCGGGTATCCCACACTGTTCAAGCTGTCCCCGCAGCTCAGCCTGCAGTTGCTCCGCCGCCTGCTGCCCCGGCACCTGCAGCTTCGGGTTCTGCCGGTTCCGTAGTCAGCCCGATGCCCGGTACCGTTCTTGATGTAAAAGTGAAAGAGGGCGATGCTGTTTCCGTCGGTCAAGTGGTCGTTATTTTGGAAGCCATGAAGATGGAAACCGAAATCGTATCCGAAGTTGCCGGTTCCGTAGCTGCTGTCAGGGTAAAGAAAGGAGATGCCGTCGATACTGATACCGTACTGGTAGAGGTTAAATAA
- the gctA gene encoding glutaconate CoA-transferase subunit A yields MSKVMSLHDAIKTYVKSGDVLCFGGFTTNRKPYAAVNEILRQGLGDFIGYSGPAGGDWDMLIGEGRVKAFINCYIANSGYTNVARRFRHEIEKNKKMLLEDYSQDVLMLMLHASSLGLPYLPVRLMQGSDLVNKWGISKEERSKDPRLPNDKLIEMDNPFNPGEKVVAVPVPRLDTAIIHVQKASIEGTCSIEGDEFHDVDIAIAAKKCIVTCEELVTEEEIRRDPSKNSIPEFCVDAVVHTPYGAHPAQCYNYYDYDANFFKMYDSVTKTEEDFKAYLNEWVYGVKDHNEYIDKLGASRLAKLHVVPGFGYAAKLVKEDK; encoded by the coding sequence ATGAGTAAGGTTATGTCATTGCATGATGCAATCAAAACGTACGTAAAATCGGGCGATGTTCTTTGTTTCGGCGGTTTTACGACAAACCGCAAGCCTTATGCGGCGGTAAACGAGATCTTGCGTCAAGGTTTAGGTGATTTTATCGGTTATTCCGGCCCTGCCGGCGGCGACTGGGATATGCTGATTGGTGAAGGAAGGGTAAAGGCCTTTATTAACTGCTATATTGCAAATTCCGGCTATACGAATGTAGCACGCCGCTTCCGCCACGAAATAGAAAAAAACAAAAAAATGCTGCTGGAAGACTATTCGCAGGATGTTTTAATGCTGATGCTCCATGCTTCATCTCTCGGTCTCCCGTATCTGCCGGTACGGCTGATGCAGGGTTCCGACTTGGTAAACAAGTGGGGAATTAGTAAGGAAGAACGTTCAAAAGATCCTCGTCTTCCTAACGATAAATTGATAGAGATGGACAATCCCTTTAACCCCGGCGAAAAAGTGGTTGCCGTACCGGTACCGCGCTTGGACACCGCAATTATCCACGTGCAGAAGGCTTCTATCGAAGGGACATGCTCTATTGAGGGCGATGAATTCCACGATGTCGATATCGCAATTGCCGCAAAAAAATGTATCGTAACCTGCGAAGAACTCGTAACCGAAGAAGAAATCAGAAGAGATCCCAGCAAGAACTCAATTCCCGAATTCTGCGTCGATGCAGTTGTTCACACTCCCTACGGTGCTCATCCCGCTCAGTGCTATAACTATTATGATTATGATGCGAACTTCTTCAAAATGTACGACAGCGTTACCAAGACCGAAGAAGATTTTAAAGCGTACCTGAATGAGTGGGTATACGGCGTAAAAGATCATAATGAGTATATCGATAAGTTAGGCGCGAGCAGATTGGCGAAGCTCCATGTTGTGCCGGGCTTCGGCTATGCGGCAAAGCTTGTGAAGGAGGATAAGTAA
- a CDS encoding acyl-CoA dehydratase activase, protein MSIFTMGVDVGSTASKCVIIKDGKEIVATAVVPVGTGTSGPARVMKQALDQLGFTSMEQLDGAIATGYGRNSLKEVPAQMSELSCHAKGAYFLFPRVRTIIDIGGQDSKALKLSDNGMLENFVMNDKCAAGTGRFLDVIAKVLEINLEDLEKLDEQSTKELTISSTCTVFAESEVISQLASGAKIPDIVKGIHTAIASRVGSLAKRVGIQDDVIMTGGVALNKGMVRALEKNIGFKIHTSEYCQLNGAIGAALFAHQKCMQAGK, encoded by the coding sequence ATGAGTATATTTACTATGGGCGTAGACGTCGGTTCTACAGCTTCCAAGTGTGTTATTATCAAGGACGGGAAGGAAATCGTCGCAACGGCAGTTGTTCCGGTTGGAACGGGGACCAGCGGACCGGCACGGGTAATGAAGCAAGCGCTTGATCAGCTGGGGTTTACCTCGATGGAGCAGCTTGACGGAGCTATCGCAACCGGCTATGGGCGTAATTCGTTAAAGGAAGTACCGGCACAGATGTCTGAACTGTCCTGCCATGCAAAAGGCGCTTATTTCTTGTTCCCGCGTGTTCGTACTATTATCGATATCGGTGGGCAGGATTCTAAGGCGTTAAAGCTTAGCGATAACGGTATGCTTGAAAACTTTGTTATGAACGATAAGTGTGCTGCCGGTACGGGACGCTTCCTCGATGTTATCGCAAAGGTTCTGGAAATCAATTTGGAAGACCTTGAAAAGCTTGATGAACAGTCCACCAAAGAGTTGACAATCAGTTCAACCTGTACCGTTTTTGCCGAATCGGAGGTTATCTCTCAGTTGGCAAGCGGTGCGAAAATTCCCGATATCGTAAAAGGAATCCACACTGCAATAGCGAGCCGTGTCGGCAGTTTGGCCAAGCGGGTCGGTATTCAGGATGACGTCATAATGACCGGAGGAGTAGCCCTGAATAAGGGAATGGTACGGGCATTAGAAAAGAATATAGGATTTAAAATTCACACGAGTGAGTATTGCCAGTTAAATGGCGCAATTGGAGCCGCTCTGTTTGCACATCAAAAGTGTATGCAGGCGGGAAAATAA